The nucleotide sequence ATCAGAGTCCAGAATTCCTGCTGCCTGACCAGAGTCCCTGGTTGCTACATCTGGGAATCTATGCATACCGCCGACCTTTCCTGCTGAATCTGACTCAGATACCACCAACTCCTCTGGAACAACTGGAAAAGCTGGAACAGTTACGTGCTCTGGAATCAGGTGCCACCATTCAAGTCGCTCAAGTCACCCATCCCTCAGTGGGAATCGACACCCCGGAAGATTATGCGCAATTTGTCAAACGCTATCAGCAGATCACATGAGTATCCGCACCGTAAGCAGAATGCATCTGTCATCATAAGTGGCTGATACAATTTACCTTAATCGAACACGCCAGATCCGACTCTGATGAACTGTCAGATACGCTTCCTGAAATCTGGTCGTGGTTTTCCTGATTTTGAAGCGTGCAATTTCGCGAAGAATTGCCTATCATGCAACATTATTCAACGACGTCTCGAGAAACAGATTGCGAAATGACCAAACACATCACTAAACACATTTTTGTTACAGGCGGAGTAGTCAGTTCCCTGGGTAAAGGCCTGACTTCGGCGTCTATTGGACTTTTGCTGGAACAGCGCGGCTTAAAAGTCCGCATGCAGAAGCTCGACCCTTATATCAACATTGACCCGGGAACAATGAACCCCTACGAACATGGCGAGGTTTATGTTCTCGATGATGGCTCAGAGACAGACCTCGACCTGGGACATTACGAGCGATTCACAAACAGCCCACTCTCACGGAAATCGAATTACACAACCGGTCAGATTTATCAGCGTGTGATTGAAAAAGAACGTCGTGGCGAATACCTGGGAGCGACCGTACAGGTTATCCCTCATATCACGGACGAAATCAAAGAGTCAGTTTATAACCTGGCCAGTTCTGATGTCGATGTCGTGATTACAGAACTGGGAGGAACGGTCGGGGATATTGAAGGTCTCCCCTTCCTGGAAGCAATTCGCCAGATCCCTCTGGATATCGGCAAGGAAAACTGCCTGTTTATCCACCTGACTCTGGTCCCCTACATCAAAGCCGCCGGGGAAATGAAAACGAAACCGACACAGCATAGTGTCGGCCTGCTTCGTCAAATTGGTATCCAACCCGATGTACTGATTGTCCGCACAGAGCGTCCAATGGATAAAGACCATGCTGACAAAATCGCGTTGTTCTGTAACGTCGAAAAAGGGGCCGTGATTGAAGAAGTCGATACGGAGTATTCGATTTACGAAGTCCCACAGGGACTAGCCGACGATGGACTCGACAAACTGATCGTTAAAAAACTCCAGATCGATGCGGAACCACTCGACCTGTCCAACTGGCGTACCCTGTTGAACCGCGTCAAGAATCCGGAACATGAAGTCACGATTGCAGTAGTCGGTAAATACATCGATCATAAAGATGCTTACAAATCGATCTATGAATCCCTGTTTCATGCCGGCTTCCATCATTCCACACGCATCCTGCTCAAGCGGATTGAAGCGGAGGAAGTTGAACGCCAGGGTACTGAAGCGTTACTGTCTAATGTTGACGGAATTCTGGTCCCGGGAGGCTTTGGCAAACGTGGCATCGAAGGAAAGATTGCCTCTGTTAAGTTTGCCCGCGAAAACAAAATACCCTACTTTGGTATCTGCCTGGGAATGCAATGTGCCGTCATTGAGTTTGCCCGAAATGTTCTGGGACTGCCCGACGCACATAGTACAGAATTTAACAGTGAATCAAGTGCCCCTGTCATCTGTCTGCTGGAAGAGCAGAAAGAGATTACAGAAAAGGGAGGCACAATGCGGCTGGGAGCCCAGGACTGCATCATCTCCAGAGACTCGCATGCTCATACCTGCTACGGAGCTGACTCCATCAGCGAGCGGCATCGCCATCGCTATGAATTCAATCCTGAATATCGCAAACAAATGATTGACGCCGGGATGATTCCAACCGGAACCAGCCCCAATGGCAATCTGGTAGAAATTGTTGAAATTCCGGACCATCCCTGGTATCTGGCCGTGCAGTTCCATCCGGAATTCAAATCGAAACCAGTCAGCCCGCATCCTCTGTTTGCAGGTTTTGTTGGTGCCGCTTTGAATTATCATCAACAGAAAGTTCGGGTCTCGGTCTGAATTAAAGGCAGAGCATCTATTTTGCTGTCACCACCAGAATCAATGGGCACATTCTCCGATGAGTTCCAAAAAATCTGGCGCAGATTTGAAAATATCGGGTCTGCTGAATATCAATAAACCACAGGACATCACTTCGCGGCAGGTTGTCGATCAGGTCCAGAAGCTGATTAAACCAGCCCGAGTGGGTCATGCGGGAACCCTGGATCCACTCGCGACGGGGGTACTGGTTCTGTGTACTGGTTCGAACACGCGGTTGATTCGCCTTGTCCAGCAGCAACCGAAAGAATATATCGGTGAATTTCTTCTGGGAAAACGCAGTGATACTGATGACATCACTGGTGAAATCAGCGAGACAGCTGACTGTCGACAGGTAACTCTGCCGGAGTTGGAAACCTGTCTGCCTGCATTCGAGGGAAGGATTCAACAGATTCCGCCCCAGTATTCCGCCGTTCATATTAACGGTCGCCGGGCTTACGATCTGGCACGACGTGGTAAATCGTTTGAAATTCAACCCCGTGAAGTTGATGTTTACGAAATCGAATTACTGGACTTTTCATTTCCCCGGTTTCAATTGCGCATCGTGTGTGGCTCGGGAACCTATATTCGTTCCATTGGTCGCGACCTGGGCGAACAATTAGGGGTGGGTGCCACGATGTCGGCACTGACGCGTACCCGTATTGGCCCCTTCACACTGGATTCAGCAATGGAACTGGATGAAGAACTTTCTCTCGGCACGATTGCTGACAATATACAACCGGCGATACTCGCTGTGGAACAACTGCCACACTACCACTGCAATGAACGGGAACTCCTCTCACTCAGCCAGGGACAAAAGTTGAAATGTAAACCAGAATATTTTCCAGCAACACACGAGATCATTGAAGTGGCTGTGATCAGCCCTCAGACCGAACTGGTAGCAATTGCCGACTGGGAGCCGGAAGCGCATCAGTTGTCCCCACGGCAGGTTTTCCACCCCGCACCTAATAATTAGTTTCTATCCAGCAAGAACGCCTGAGTAGATTCCCGCTGAGAGAAACCAACATGAAACTCATTCTGGCCAGCACTTCACCGTATCGTGCTCAACAACTGAAACGTATCGGATTAGATTTTGAGACGTGTGATCCCAACGTGGATGAAGACCTGTTTAAACAGGCCGGATTCACTCCTGATACACTGGCTGAAGTACTGGCTTTGGAAAAAGCAAAAACGGTGGCGCAACAACACCCTCAGGCGGTGGTCATTGGTGGTGACCAGTTGGTTTCGTTTGAAAATCGGATTCTGGGAAAACCTGGTTCAGAGGAACTTGCGATAGAGCAATTGCTGTCCATGCAGGGACGAACACACCTGCTGATCACTGCGATTGCGGTGATCGGGCCCGATTTTTTAGAGACGCACATTAATCAGACCACTCTCAAAATGAGAGATCTCAGTCGACCTGCCGTTGAACGTTATGTCCGCTTCGATCAACCCCTTAATTGTGCGGGAGCATATAAACTTGAGAGCCAGGGAATCACATTGTTCGAAGAGATTCAGTCGACGGATCATTCCGCGATTACTGGAATCCCATTGATTGCTTTGACCTCGTTGTTGATCACAGCCGGCATCACGATTCCCTGACTGTGTCTGGTATTTTATAGTTCGATATAAAATAAAACGCCTGCAGAAGTTTCCCTCTACAGACGTTTTTCTTGTTACTATTAATTCGCATTAAACGGACTGCAGGTCCAGCAATGCTTCCCGCAGACGATTACGCGCGGTGTGCAGTCGCCGCTTGATCGTACCGATAGGTCGATCAAATTCGTGACTCATCTCCTTCAGGGACTGACCTTTGAAGTAGAATGAGATCAATGTCTGCCGGTCAA is from Gimesia maris and encodes:
- a CDS encoding Maf family protein — translated: MKLILASTSPYRAQQLKRIGLDFETCDPNVDEDLFKQAGFTPDTLAEVLALEKAKTVAQQHPQAVVIGGDQLVSFENRILGKPGSEELAIEQLLSMQGRTHLLITAIAVIGPDFLETHINQTTLKMRDLSRPAVERYVRFDQPLNCAGAYKLESQGITLFEEIQSTDHSAITGIPLIALTSLLITAGITIP
- a CDS encoding CTP synthase, with protein sequence MTKHIFVTGGVVSSLGKGLTSASIGLLLEQRGLKVRMQKLDPYINIDPGTMNPYEHGEVYVLDDGSETDLDLGHYERFTNSPLSRKSNYTTGQIYQRVIEKERRGEYLGATVQVIPHITDEIKESVYNLASSDVDVVITELGGTVGDIEGLPFLEAIRQIPLDIGKENCLFIHLTLVPYIKAAGEMKTKPTQHSVGLLRQIGIQPDVLIVRTERPMDKDHADKIALFCNVEKGAVIEEVDTEYSIYEVPQGLADDGLDKLIVKKLQIDAEPLDLSNWRTLLNRVKNPEHEVTIAVVGKYIDHKDAYKSIYESLFHAGFHHSTRILLKRIEAEEVERQGTEALLSNVDGILVPGGFGKRGIEGKIASVKFARENKIPYFGICLGMQCAVIEFARNVLGLPDAHSTEFNSESSAPVICLLEEQKEITEKGGTMRLGAQDCIISRDSHAHTCYGADSISERHRHRYEFNPEYRKQMIDAGMIPTGTSPNGNLVEIVEIPDHPWYLAVQFHPEFKSKPVSPHPLFAGFVGAALNYHQQKVRVSV
- the truB gene encoding tRNA pseudouridine(55) synthase TruB; the protein is MSSKKSGADLKISGLLNINKPQDITSRQVVDQVQKLIKPARVGHAGTLDPLATGVLVLCTGSNTRLIRLVQQQPKEYIGEFLLGKRSDTDDITGEISETADCRQVTLPELETCLPAFEGRIQQIPPQYSAVHINGRRAYDLARRGKSFEIQPREVDVYEIELLDFSFPRFQLRIVCGSGTYIRSIGRDLGEQLGVGATMSALTRTRIGPFTLDSAMELDEELSLGTIADNIQPAILAVEQLPHYHCNERELLSLSQGQKLKCKPEYFPATHEIIEVAVISPQTELVAIADWEPEAHQLSPRQVFHPAPNN